From a region of the Drosophila ananassae strain 14024-0371.13 chromosome XL, ASM1763931v2, whole genome shotgun sequence genome:
- the LOC6503678 gene encoding homeotic protein female sterile isoform X2, which produces MSSSEPPPRYEPPVEPVNGIVQPPVVPPAERPGRNTNQLQYLIKTVMKVIWKHHFSWPFQQPVDAKKLNLPDYHKIIKHPMDMGTIKKRLENNYYWSAKEAIHDFNTMFNNCYVYNKPGEDVVVMAQTLEKVFLQKIELMPKEELELEPVTAKGGKKKQRAPATPKAASSGSGAGASGAGTVSSGGGSSANKVSAASSAQQLPGMATGAGAGSATPGAAGSGGGATASRPVSAMGGTVSSTAGGAPSIPPISTMPPHTVPGSTNTTTTAMSGAGAAAPAAALMASLLNPGQVGGYPGQTAVNNASLMDANSVTAAAAAAAAAAAAAAAAVGGPPGSLGAPGVGGAVGGAGAGGVTIPTAAVNAANAVQAYVNSTAGVGVGVGVGVDAVIPQQPTKVKKGVKRKADTTTPTANAFESPYAQMDSKSAKIATRRESNRQVIGKKGSGYTMSPLGVAGVPGMGGMGAGGVPGVAMAKSKEKLSDALKSCNEILKELFSKKHSGYAWPFYKPVDAEMLGLHDYHDIIKKPMDLGTVKRKMDNREYKSAPEFAADVRLIFTNCYKYNPPDHDVVAMGRKLQDVFEMRYANIPDEPVANAAHHHGHGHGHGHGHGHGHGHGHGHGGYGGASLKHDASDSSSEDSSDTENESNSDEERSAKLKMLESKLLGLQEEIRKLSEEASAKKKAKKKLKEKKKSGGGLGSGSAASHQGGVGGMGSGVGGGAGGHAGGVSMPGGVGSLGPGGAAGANLSALLTGSLVGAGGPGVPGVPGAGGAALHSQALDAAMGFAQMACGPAVGGAGFGTGVSAVGGATGGKAGTLANALAAGAAAGAGGTPAGGGSSKGAKSKGQRGGKGGAGGVGAGGGGAAAGGAAGGAAGAAAGGGAVGGAAGAGGAAGGNASKRAKGSGSASAGGASGGANAGSGANAGARGSSKKKPSQVMNFDSEEEDTAKPMSYDEKRQLSLDINKLPGDKLGRVVHIIQNREPSLRDSNPDEIEIDFETLKPSTLRELESYVASCLRKKTRKPYYKKPSGKSKDEQMAEKKQELEKRLQDVTGQLGASKKTSKKDESASNKVEAVQPANPVSSSSSSSDSSSSSSSDSSSSDSSDSEAGDGDERPPRKKKSRDSNGSNVNNPNLGGGLDGITSTLLMGLDHVLNPNAPTSQMSMLGNANPLTAAAMLNNNNKLPGSNFGGATSAANMLHAPSVAGGAAGGVAPHKNGPNDLGKVPSSVVGAAASLPPHNFPGAGAGTGGGSGGGGGGGGGIRIASNLHKQPGDLGDHHAALAAALTSLSGGSGNNNGSTGSSNPLDSLAAGLKQIPQFDDPVEQSLASLEFSAGTGSTGKSSAASLTDSFLMQQHPMQQQQPAFGGHQQLQQQGSQQQQQQQHGMDYVTELLTKGTEGVAGMNGNHLAGINFNMDMAAAAFQQQQQQQQQQKHPQQQQQQQAHNNGFNVADFSMAGFDGINTTVASALMDLELTIQQNQMHLQQQSLQQQSLQQQQQQHNQQLQHQQHNQQLQQHQQHNQQQLQQQQQPQHIHQQLQQQQQQQQQQQQQQQVANKMLIIPKPIESMMPSPPDKQQQQQQQKVLPPQQSPSDLKLHPGQAAAAAAAAAAAAAAQKNLKNASSWSSLASASSPQNTSSSSSSGKTKPAMDSFQQFRNKAKERDRLKLLEAAEKEKKHQKEAAEKEQQRKHHKSSSSSSSNSSSSAAQAAANQAAASQAAASQAAASQALAAAAAAAAAAASVASSGANPSGSSSSGSDRDRERERERERERERERDRERSGSGNGSNSANSNGPGSAGSDGGGGRSASGGGSGPNSAGGAGGPNSGGNAGNNSNSGPALANVSSNSNSGVGSGGAASSNSNSSVGGIVGSGGGPGSNSQGSSGGGGGGSGALDYGQQVAVLTQAAAHAQAQHVAAAVAAQAILAASPLGAMESGRKSVHDAQPQISRVEDIKASPGGQGHSSPAQQSPQDRAAAKRAEQRRAEQERRRREALAGQIDMNMQSDLMAAFEETL; this is translated from the exons atGTCGTCCAGTGAGCCACCGCCCCGTTACGAGCCACCCGTGGAGCCAGTCAATGGCATTGTACAGCCACCGGTGGTGCCGCCGGCGGAGCGCCCCGGCCGCAACACGAATCAACTGCAATATCTGATCAAGACGGTGATGAAGGTGATATGGAAGCACCACTTCTCGTGGCCCTTCCAACAGCCCGTCGATGCCAAGAAGCTCAACCTGCCCGACTACCACAAGATCATCAAACACCCCATGGACATGGGTACGATCAAGAAGCGGCTAGAGAACAACTACTACTGGTCCGCCAAGGAGGCCATTCACGACTTCAACACCATGTTCAACAACTGCTACGTCTACAACAAGCCGGGCGAGGATGTGGTCGTGATGGCCCAGACCCTCGAGAAGGTCTTCCTCCAGAAGATCGAGCTGATGCCCAAGGAGGAGCTCGAACTGGAGCCGGTGACGGCCAAAGGTGGCAAAAAGAAGCAACGGGCACCAGCCACACCAAAAGCCGCCTCCTCGGGCTCGGGAGCGGGCGCCTCGGGCGCGGGGACGGTCAGTAGTGGTGGCGGCAGTAGCGCGAACAAAGTATCTGCCGCCTCATCGGCGCAACAATTACCGGGCATGGCGACGGGAGCCGGAGCCGGTTCAGCGACACCCGGAGCAGCGGGTTCTGGTGGTGGAGCGACTGCCTCCCGACCCGTATCCGCCATGGGCGGCACGGTTTCATCAACGGCCGGCGGAGCACCGTCCATACCACCGATTAGCACAATGCCACCGCACACGGTGCCGGGCAGCACCAATACCACTACGACGGCGATGTCCGGAGCAGGAGCGGCTGCCCCCGCCGCCGCCCTAATGGCCAGCCTCCTCAATCCCGGCCAGGTCGGCGGCTATCCCGGCCAGACGGCGGTCAACAATGCCTCCCTGATGGACGCCAACAGTGTaacagcagcggcggcggcagcagcagcagcggcagcagcagccgcggCGGCGGTCGGAGGACCACCCGGCTCCCTGGGTGCGCCCGGAGTCGGCGGTGCAGTCGGCGGAGCTGGGGCGGGCGGAGTGACAATACCAACGGCTGCCGTGAACGCCGCCAACGCGGTACAGGCCTATGTGAATAGTACGGCGGGAGTGGGCGTCGGCGTGGGAGTCGGAGTCGATGCCGTGATACCGCAACAGCCCACCAAGGTGAAGAAGGGGGTCAAGCGGAAGGCGGACACCACCACGCCGACGGCCAATGCCTTCGAGTCGCCCTACGCCCAGATGGACTCCAAGTCGGCCAAAATAGCGACGCGGCGGGAGTCGAATCGTCAGGTAATTGGCAAGAAG GGCTCGGGCTATACCATGTCGCCGCTGGGCGTCGCCGGAGTGCCCGGAATGGGCGGCATGGGGGCTGGTGGCGTGCCCGGCGTGGCGATGGCCAAGTCCAAGGAGAAGCTATCCGACGCCCTCAAGTCCTGCAACGAGATCCTCAAGGAGCTCTTCTCGAAGAAGCACTCCGGCTATGCCTGGCCCTTCTACAAGCCGGTGGACGCGGAGATGCTCGGCCTGCACGACTACCACGACATCATCAAGAAGCCAATGGACCTGGGCACCGTCAAGCGAAAAATGGACAATCGCGAGTACAAGAGCGCGCCGGAATTCGCCGCCGACGTGCGATTAATATTCACCAACTGCTACAAGTACAATCCGCCAGATCACGATGTCGTCGCCATGGGCCGGAAGCTGCAGGACGTCTTCGAGATGCGCTACGCCAACATACCCGACGAGCCGGTCGCCAATGCGGCCCACCATCATGGCCACGGCCATGGACACGGCCACGGGCATGGGCACGGTCATGGACACGGCCACGGGCATGGAGGCTATGGCGGCGCATCCCTCAAGCACGACGCCAGCGACTCATCCAGCGAAGACTCGAGCGACACGGAAAACGAGTCCAATTCGGACGAGGAGCGCAGCGCCAAGCTGAAGATGCTCGAATCGAAGCTCCTGGGCCTGCAGGAGGAGATCCGCAAGCTCTCCGAGGAGGCCTCCGCCAAGAAGAAGGCCAAGAAGAAGCTCAAGGAGAAGAAGAAGTCCGGCGGAGGCTTGGGCTCGGGATCAGCTGCCTCGCACCAGGGTGGTGTCGGCGGCATGGGCTCGGGCGTTGGCGGCGGAGCCGGCGGTCATGCGGGCGGTGTCTCCATGCCCGGCGGCGTTGGTTCCCTGGGGCCTGGTGGAGCGGCAGGCGCCAATCTGTCGGCCCTGCTCACCGGCTCCCTGGTGGGCGCTGGCGGACCAGGCGTGCCCGGCGTACCCGGCGCCGGTGGAGCGGCCCTCCACAGTCAGGCCCTCGACGCGGCCATGGGCTTTGCCCAGATGGCGTGCGGCCCCGCCGTCGGAGGTGCCGGCTTTGGCACTGGAGTGTCGGCGGTGGGCGGAGCGACGGGCGGCAAGGCGGGTACCCTGGCCAACGCCTTGGCGGCGGGTGCAGCGGCAGGCGCCGGCGGCACCCCGGCCGGTGGCGGCAGCAGTAAAGGTGCTAAGAGCAAGGGCCAGCGCGGCGGCAAGGGCGGCGCGGGCGGTGTCGGCGCTGGTGGCGGCGGTGCTGCTGCGGGCGGTGCTGCCGGCGGAGCGGCCGGAGCAGCGGCTGGCGGCGGTGCTGTTGGTGGAGCGGCCGGTGCCGGCGGAGCTGCGGGCGGAAATGCGTCCAAGCGGGCCAAGGGCAGCGGCTCGGCGAGCGCCGGCGGCGCCAGTGGCGGCGCGAATGCCGGCAGCGGTGCGAACGCCGGGGCACGCGGCAGCAGCAAGAAGAAGCCCAGCCAGGTGATGAACTTCGACTCCGAGGAGGAGGACACGGCCAAGCCGATGTCGTACGACGAGAAGCGCCAGCTCTCGCTCGACATCAACAAGCTGCCAG GTGACAAGTTGGGCCGTGTGGTGCACATCATTCAGAACCGGGAGCCATCGCTGCGTGACTCCAATCCCGACGAAATCGAGATCGACTTTGAGACGCTGAAACCGTCGACGCTGCGCGAGCTAGAAAGCTATGTGGCGTCGTGTTTGCGCAAAAAAACACGTAAGCCATATT ATAAAAAGCCTTCCGGCAAGTCGAAGGACGAACAAATGGCCGAGAAGAAGCAGGAGCTGGAGAAGCGACTGCAAGATGTCACTGGCCAGTTGGGAGCCAGCAAGAAGACCTCCAAGAAAG ATGAGTCCGCTTCGAACAAGGTGGAGGCAGTGCAGCCGGCGAATCCCGTGTCGTCGAGTTCCAGTTCCAGCGATTCATCGTCGTCGAGTTCGAGTGATAGCAGTTCGAGTGACTCGAGCGACAGTGAAGCAG GTGACGGCGACGAGCGACCGCCACGCAAGAAAAAGTCCCGCGACTCGAATGGCAGTAAT GTAAATAACCCGAACCTAGGCGGCGGCCTAGACGGCATCACCTCGACCCTGCTCATGGGCCTGGACCATGTGCTGAATCCCAATGCACCCACATCACAAATGT CCATGCTGGGCAATGCCAATCCTCTGACGGCGGCTGCCATGctcaacaacaataacaagcTGCCGGGCAGCAATTTTGGTGGGGCGACGAGTGCGGCCAACATGCTGCACGCTCCCTCGGTGGCCGGCGGTGCTGCAGGCGGTGTGGCGCCCCACAAGAACGGACCAAACGATCTGGGCAAGGTGCCGTCCTCTGTCGTCGGCGCTGCCGCCTCTCTTCCCCCGCACAATTTCCCTGGAGCTGGAGCCGGAActggcggcggcagcggcggcggcggaggcggaggcggtggCATTCGGATAGCCAGCAATTTGCACAAGCAGCCCGGCGATCTTGGAGACCACCATGCAGCACTGGCGGCTGCCCTGACATCCCTAAGCGGCGGCAGTGGTAACAACAATGGCAGCACCGGCAGCAGCAATCCGCTGGATTCGCTGGCCGCCGGCCTGAAACAGATTCCGCAGTTTGATGATCCCGTGGAGCAGTCGCTGGCCTCGCTGGAATTCAGCGCCGGCACCGGCTCCACGGGCAAGTCTTCCGCCGCCTCGCTGACGGATAGTTTTCTGATGCAGCAGCATCCgatgcagcaacagcagccggcATTTGGAGGCCatcagcagctgcagcagcaaggttcccagcagcagcagcagcagcagcatggCATGGACTATGTTACGGAATTGCTAACCAAGGGGACGGAAGGTGTGGCCGGAATGAATGGCAACCATCTGGCAGGCATCAACTTCAACATGGACATGGCGGCGGCTGCcttccagcagcagcagcagcagcagcaacagcaaaagcatccgcaacagcagcagcagcagcaggcgcaCAACAACGGATTCAATGTAGCCGACTTTAGTATGGCCGGATTCGATGGTATCAACACGACGGTGGCCTCGGCATTAATGGACCTGGAGCTCACCATCCAACAGAATCAGATGCACTTGCAGCAGCAGTCTCTGCAGCAGCAGtcgctgcagcagcaacagcagcagcataaccagcaactgcaacaccagcagcacaaccaacagctgcagcagcaccagcagcacaACCAGCAacagctccagcagcagcagcaaccgcagcacatccaccaacaactccagcagcagcagcagcagcaacagcaacagcaacagcagcagcaagtgGCCAACAAGATGCTCATCATACCGAAGCCCATCGAATCGATGATGCCGAGTCCGCCGgacaagcagcagcagcagcaacagcagaagGTGCTGCCGCCCCAGCAGTCGCCATCCGACCTGAAGCTGCATCCCGGTCAAGCGGCtgcagcggcggcagcagcagctgcggcGGCGGCCGCCCAGAAGAACCTGAAGAACGCCAGCTCGTGGTCGTCACTGGCCTCGGCCAGCTCCCCGCAGAACACGTCGAGCAGCTCGAGCAGCGGCAAGACCAAGCCGGCGATGGACTCATTCCAGCAGTTCCGCAACAAAGCCAAAGAACGCGACCGCCTCAAGCTGCTCGAGGCGGCTGAGAAGGAGAAGAAGCATCAGAAGGAGGCCGCGGAGAAGGAGCAGCAACGCAAGCATCACAAGTCCTCCTCGTCCTCCAGCTCCAACTCCAGCTCCTCGGCCGCCCAGGCGGCTGCCAATCAGGCAGCAGCTTCCCAAGCAGCAGCCTCCCAGGCGGCGGCTTCCCAGGCattggcagcagcagcggcagcggcggcggcagcagcgtcGGTAGCCTCCAGTGGGGCTAATCCCtccggcagcagctccagcgGCAGTGATCGGGACAGGGAGCGAGAGCGCGAACGGGAACGGGAAAGAGAGCGTGAGCGGGACCGCGAGCGTTCCGGCAGCGGTAACGGCAGCAACTCTGCAAACAGCAATGGACCCGGCAGCGCAGGAAGCGACGGCGGCGGCGGAAGGTCGGCAAGCGGCGGAGGGAGTGGACCGAACAGCGCTGGCGGAGCCGGCGGACCGAACAGTGGCGGCAACGCCggaaacaatagcaacagcGGCCCAGCGCTGGCCAACGTcagtagcaacagcaacagcggcgTGGGCAGCGGCGGCGctgccagcagcaacagcaacagcagcgtGGGCGGCATCGTTGGCAGTGGCGGCGGTCCCGGCTCGAACAGTCAGGGCAgcagtggcggcggcggcggaggcaGCGGTGCCCTCGATTATGGTCAGCAGGTGGCCGTTTTGACACAGGCAGCAGCCCACGCCCAGGCGCAGCATGTGGCCGCCGCTGTGGCTGCCCAAGCCATACTGGCAGCCTCGCCTTTGGGCGCCATGGAAAGCGGAAG GAAAAGCGTGCACGACGCCCAGCCACAGATATCGCGGGTGGAGGACATCAAGGCCTCGCCGGGCGGCCAGGGACATAGTTCGCCGGCGCAGCAATCGCCGCAGGATCGGGCGGCCGCCAAGCGCGCCGAACAGCGGCGGGCCGAACAGGAGCGGCGCAGGCGCGAGGCA TTGGCTGGCCAAATCGATATGAACATGCAGAGCGATCTCATGGCTGCCTTCGAGGAGACGCTGTAG